A region of the bacterium genome:
GTGGACCGTGGGGATCATGGGCGCCACCGGCTTGCCCTTCAACTTCGTCAACGTCGTGGTTCTTCCTCTGCTTCTCGGCATGGGAATCGATAGCGGCATCCATCTGGTTCGCCGCGCACGAACCTCACCCAAGATCGTCGATCACCTCGCCACGACGACCACGGGTCGGGCCGTCTTCCTCAGCTCCTTCACCACGCTGGCCAGCTTCGGCAGCCTGGCAAGCTCGGCGCATCGCGGCGTTTCCAGCCTGGGCGTCGTCCTGGTGATCGGAATGACCTGTAGCCTGGCCGCCAGTCTGGTTGTCCTCCCGGCCTGGCTATCGCGGGGCGCGCATTCCGAGCCCGCCCAGACAGCGGCCGGCGAGCGCCCCACTCCGGCCAATACCTGAAGCCCTGTCTGCCACGCTCGCGATGGATTTCGCGATGCTCGATCTACCAGGCCTCGATCTCGGCGAGGCAGCGAGACACTTCGAAACCGAAGTGGGGTTCGCTCTCGTAGAGACCAGACGTGCGGACATGGGAGAGGTAGGCGTCGCTCTCCTCCGAAGCCATGCGCGCCACCGGGGCGATGACACGGGTCCCCGGTTTCAGGCGGCCGTGGCGCTCCGCGTGGCGGAGATCCGGAAGGAACATCTCGGGTTCGTGAAAAAGGAGGATCAAATCGAAGCGGCGATACAGGCTCGGAATCGCATCGAGCACCGCGCAGCTCAAGAGTTCCAGGCGATCGCCTAACGAAGCGTGGCCGAGGAGCCGTTTGATCGCCTGCCCGCGAGCAGCAGCAGGCTCGACGAGGGTGAGCCGGCCGGCTTCCGAACCCAGGGCCTGAGCCA
Encoded here:
- a CDS encoding class I SAM-dependent methyltransferase; this encodes MSESGTSERLGFWARARGLFKEDADPLTQAVARSVEASPPGDPEALLESLGAAAGHSLLGAEGQEVLDAAARAGEATAFLQLGAGHGEAALRLAQALGSEAGRLTLVEPAAARGQAIKRLLGHASLGDRLELLSCAVLDAIPSLYRRFDLILLFHEPEMFLPDLRHAERHGRLKPGTRVIAPVARMASEESDAYLSHVRTSGLYESEPHFGFEVSRCLAEIEAW